DNA from Tripterygium wilfordii isolate XIE 37 chromosome 15, ASM1340144v1, whole genome shotgun sequence:
ggcctagGGGCAGAGTTGCAAGGATGTAACCaaaaggtcacaggttcaatttctggaaacagtctctccacatattgtgtggggtaaggtctaagttcaattcctggaaacaatctctccacacTACGTGAGCTTTGTTGGAGAATTTGGAAGAATCATAAAGAAAATTACCCTGAAAGAATTTGCGACTTATTTTCAGTAGATCCAAATGCCATTCAAGTTTTCCTGTCTTCATGTTTCAGTCTTTCTTAAAAAATCAAATGTTGGAGCTCTTAGTGAAATAGAATTCACTATCCAGCCTCATCTGGTTATGACGTATCTTGTTAAATTTTGTTCGACCTTCTTAGGTGAACATGTGGTTAAGCtttcaaagttttgaagccCTCTTCCATTAGGAAGATCCACAAGATGATATACATATGCTGCGGTCCTTGGTGCATTTCTCACTCCTAGTTTGTAAAGTAGCAAATTTTGAAGTCTTCTGCTAAAATGAGATGATAACATTATTGCAGCCCATCGTTCTTGTCCTGATGAGAAAACTGATTCGACGGTGTATCGGAAGCAGAGTATATTGGAGAGAACTGTTTTTGGTTGCTGCCATAATGACAACAGCTGGTGTTGTGGTACCAATCTTTGTATTTACATATCCACTCCATATGTGGTTCCTTTCTCCTACTGTTCCATCCTTGAACTCTACCATGCCTTTGGGTGAGACCTATGCTGAGGCAAGGGGCAGGCAGTCTCCTCTTAGTCCACCTTCTCTCATTGATTCTGTTAATTCATCTGCTGAACTCATTAAATTACAATCAGGTAAGAAAAAAAAGCCAATTGTTTCTCTAGGTAGGAATCCTCTACCGAGGAAGAGACGGAAGAGAAGCAAGGTAAATGATGAGCCAAAGGctattcttcctcctcctcgtGAAACTGTGCCTTATTGTTTGCAGGTGGAGTTATTGTGAATTCTAACTTCTTtggttaatattagaagcaaaTATAGAGCTGTTATAGCTAATCTTTTTGCTGTATCATTATATGGTGCAGAGACATATTTGGTCCTTGCCACCTGATGAGGCTCTTCTATATGCTAGAAAGGAAATGCAGCTTGCCCCAGAAGTGAAGGATGATCCTTATCTCTATCCCCCTACTTTTAGGAATATGTCCCTTTTCAAAAGGTATTATTTCATAGCAACCATTTTGTCTTCATTGCAGTTGTTGATGTTATATGGTATTATGTTATTCATGGACTGCCAGTCACTAACTCACATTGTCCATTTGTTTTCATAGGTTCATGGATAAAGATATACTTTCACTAATGCATATTTGAACCTACAATCTGTATTGGAGACAAATTTAAGTTAAAATTGTGATAAAAGGATAGGCTAACGATTCATATCAAACGAAAAGCAGTCCTAGTCTCCTAGACAAATAGAACTTGGGTGGCACTATTATTTTATCGTCACATATGTCCATTTTCATCATGTTATACTAGCAAAAATGCATGGAAAACTATGAAACTTAATGCTTGAGGTTTGTTTGACTTCTTAAATAAAGCATGTTGAATTGTGGAGTGGGCTTACTTCAGGCATGGTGATTGAAGGTCAAAGTTACCTCGTGATGCAAGAGCCAGCTTGCTTTGATGGCCACTTTACTGTCTATGCggtttccctttttctttctccatcTTAATGCAAAATTTGTTGAACTGCTGGAGTATAGGTTTTCTTGACGCTTCCATTTCTGATATCAATTTCTTCACTACCTTTTTGACATAGCGCTATTTATGTATAAAACAGCACAAACATTCCCTTATTTATTCGACCATTTGGACTATAGTTATAATGTTTAAACTGTTTATAATTGCATAGCCGACCGGGCAAACCTTTAGTCTTTCCCTTGAAAGGTCATGGATCTTGCTTTTACATAGCTTCCTTCTCATCAATTTCTGTTCTTTTGAAGAATTACACTTGCACAAGTTTCTCATCTATAATGAATATATAATCTGAATGTCATAATTGGGGTATGCAGTTTTACTGTATCTTATTTTACTTTGTGCAACCCCTTTGAATCATTATTCTTCCTATTAGCCATTCTACTCCTTTTTTGGCTTTGACTTCTTATGATTGACATTACGAATAAATATGTCCCTTTAAAAGGACTTACGTAATCTAAAAGACGGCCAATTTTTCTGCATTTCAGGAGCTACGAACTGATGGAACTGATACTTAAAGTCTATATTTACCCTGATGGAGCAAGGCCAATTTTTCATCAACCTCATCTCACTGGAATTTATGCCTCTGAAGGATGGTTTTTGAGGTTAATGGAGGGAAACAGGCAGTTCATCACAAGGGATCCAGAAAAGGCCCAATTGTTTATTTGCCATATAGTGCACGCCAGCTGGAGCATGCACTCTATGTGCCTGAATCACATAATTTGAGACCACTGTCAATTTTCCTCAGAGACTATGTGAACATGCTGGCCATGAAATATCCATTTTGGAACCGCACGCATGGCAGAGATCATTTTCTTGTTGCTTGCCATGACTGGGTATCATGATATCTCAATTTTCGTAGTTACTGAATTATCTAGATGAGCCAGTTTGATTTTGGTATCGTCGTTAATTGATTTGAAACTCTAAGGACAAATTGTCTTTTCCCAAAACCTTTTGGTTGCTCTTTATTGATTTGTATAAAAAGTACAAGCCCTTAGCAAATCTTTTTGTATGTTTATAGTGAAATTTTGGTCAGTTGTCCATCTACATCAGCAATGGAGCTAAATAAATCATACTTGGGACTTGGGAGGTTTTCTTGTGAACTAATAAAAGTCCTAATTGGGAGAGAGTGTGAATGCAAGCTTCATCAATTAGGTTTTGATTAGTGGttgttttcaaatttctttGGCAATATGAGCACCCATTTGCAATCCATTCTAGTCATTGCTATCTTAAATAACCCTTCTGCTCTGGTTGCAGGGTCCTTACACAGTCACTGCTCACAAGGAACTAGCCAAAAACACCATAAAAGCTTTGTGCAATGCAGACCTATCTGAAGGAATTTTTGTTGCTGGAAGCGATGTTTCCCTGCCTGAGACCACCATAAGGGCATACAGAAGACCCCTTAGATATATTGGTAATGGGAATAGAGTATCACAGCGTCCAATCCTTGCTTTCTTTGCTGGGAACATGCATGGCAGGGTCCGTCCCGTTCTTCTTAGGTACtggcttgacaaagatgaagacATGAGAATTTATGGGCGTCTACCAAGCAGAGTCTCTCGAAAAATGAATTATCTTCAACACATGAAATCTAGTAAATATTGTGTATGCCCAATGGGCTTTGAAGTAAACAGCCCCAGGATCGTAGAGGCCATTTATTATGAGTGTGTTCCAGTAATCATTGCAGATAATTTTGTCCTTCCATTTAGTGAAGTATTAGATTGGAGTGCTTTCTCTGTGGTTGTGGCAGAGAAGGATATCCCAAAACTGAAGGAAATTCTTTTGGCTATCCCGCTTAGAAGGTACCTGACAATGCAAATCAATGTGAAGATGGTACAGAAGCATTTTCTTTGGAACCCGAGGCCAATCAGATTCGATTTGTTCCATATGATACTGCATTCGATTTGGTTTAGCAGGGTGAACCAAATTCCAATCCCACAGTCCTAGTGattcttttggttcttctccAATGAAAAGGATCCTGAGCTGAGTGAACCATGCCAGATGGATGAgccaaatagagagaaaaattgTAGGGTGAGGATCTATCTCAAGTATAAACTAAGGAGATTGGCGTTGAAGTTTTAGAGTGACGTGACATTTATGTGACATCAGGCAGGTGAACAATCTGGCAGGCGAACGTATTTAAATAAAATGCTTTGACTGAGACAAACGTGATTGGGGAATTGTGATGCAGATGCAATTATGATTCAGGTACATTTCAATCATcattttttctgattttttgtGTGCGCTATACGACTGTTAGCCACAACCCAACTTACCTGGTGTTGAATTGTGCAATGATTCTGCTATTGTTATACTGGCTCGTCTCTTATTTGTTTCAATTGCAAGTCGAGGACCGAAATACAACCTTGCATGGTGATGTAAAGGCATGTGGCTATCCTTTCATATAAGATGGAAGCATAATTGTGACTTCATTTCAGTAGAGGTTACAAACTGCAAACTTTTTATCACTAATTGGCATGTGAGATTAAAAAATTGGGCAAGAACTGTCACGAAGCTGCTAGCAAGAATTAGATTTGATTAATAGATCAATCTCCTTAATGAATTAGCTTTCTAATTGCATTAGCTGATGTTTGATGATGCAAAACGACAGTGAATAAAATTATCTAGAGAACCTAGTATTTATGTATCTAGCTTCTATGTCCTGTACTCCAAATTTGGGCTgtaaaattttgattctttttctttttttgttgcagCCAAGATAACAGAGCAGCCTATAATGTGTAAAACAGAAAAAGACCGAGTTCTTATATGAACAGATGGCTCATTGAGTTTATCTGCCCTGCACTACATGTGTCTTGAATTGGCAGACCCAAAAATTTCCTAGTACAGATTATTTGTCTTCATTTTATGGAGCATATGAATAAATTCACAGAATAAGAGGGGGAACAAAAGAATGTGTTCAAATACATGCTTTTGCATTTTTGGGATTTTTACAGAAAAGTAACAAGTCTTGTATTGGATATGAGATTTATTAACAGTGGGATCAGAAGCCCTGGCAGAGAAAATCCTTAAATCTTTGAAGCTGGAAGTCATATAATATGGCCTTTTTTATTGACTATAGTTTTGAAAGACGAAACCAAACTGTTTTTTGTTAGATTTTATCATGTTGACCCATGCATAAGTAGCTTGCTTGCTTTAATACTGATTCCAGGCCTTGTCTTGTTCCTTTTCTATCCCCACATTAGACTTTTTACTTTTTCAATCCTTCACCTAAATTGTGTCAAGTTGGTCTGCTGTTCATTAGTTGATTGCTTTGTTGATACTCTGAAGAATGGagtcctcttttcttcttcttttctctctctaaaatatcaTCTTCGATGATGATTCTCATTGTTCCCTTAGCTTAAAGCTGGATTATCTATGAGAAATTACAGGCATATAATCTTGCAGGTTTTGCAGAATAGCAAGAGCAACAACTTGATTGAAAATACTGTGACACTGCATTGCATGGCGAATAAATGCAGTCATAAACGCCCAACTTCCAGCATCCATATATATCCTAGCAAATTTTATTTcaactgtttttttttgaagagcAACACCTCATTCATGTTTGCCTCCTCTCAGTAAGCATGGATCCTCCTCAAGTCCTAGGAACTTGTTCACCCGCTCCAAATGGTCGGAACCTTCGCTGGAGAAGTCGAAGAACTCGTCCACATTGAAGTTAATCTCCGAGTTCGCTAACTCGTCCACATTGAAGTTAATCTCTGAGTTCGCTACTTCTTTGGCGTTGTCTTCTTCCGAGAGGGAAATGTCCTTCCAGGAGTTCTTGGACATTGCCTCTTGCGCTGCTGAAGTTAAAGGTGTTTTATCCTCGTTCATCTTTCTGCTCAAATGAGAATTCCAGTAGTTCTTGATTTCATTGTCCGTTCGTCCTGGAAGCCTCCCCGCAATCAAAGACCACCTAAAACGTTTAGTAACACCATTGTTCAATGTATAGAGGGAGAGTTTAAAAATGTTTTTTGTTCTAAGAGTCGGTACCTGTTCCctaataatttatgaagcctAATGATCATGTCTTCTTCCGCATCAGTAATGTTGCCTCTCTTGATGTTTGGTCTTAAATAATTTAACCATCTCAATCTGCAACTCTTCCCACATCGATTCAAGCCTGAACAAACACGAAAATCTTCCCAACTTGAACTCCAGAAACAAGCAAGAAATGGTTTGTTCAAAGGGTTCTTCTTACTTAGCTCATAAATCATATCTAGCTAGGATAGGTGTTAGCGTGTTATACTGACCTGATTTCAATGCAATTGTCTTCCATCTCTTTGCTCCATGAATGTCAATGCAATGAGCCAGTTTTTGATCCTCCTCTGCCGTCCAAGCTCCTTTTGTCTTAACTCTGTTATCGGGCTGATCATTTGTCAAAGCCATTTACAGAGAGAGATTAGATAGAAACCATGTTCTTAAGTTGGAAGTGGAGTGTATGGGACTATGTTCTGAATTTCCTGGAGAGTggcaaaatataaattgaagatGTGGGTAGGTCACTTGTTGACTTGTATGAGGGACTTGAATGGTCAGTGAGGCAATATGTATCTACCCTTCAAGAAAGAGCGAGAGATTTCCAGAGTTACGTACATAAATGGCACCCCAACCACCAGTTAGAGTGGTTGAGGGTTAGAATGGTAGTAGAATAACCTTGTTTACCATACGAGTACACAAAACCTTAGCAGAAACGTTTGGTCAGTTAATCCTTTAAGGATTGCTCGGTTTAGGACATTGACTATGGGGATAATGATATTTCCTTATTTTCCTTAATGTAGAAAGTTCGCAAGTTAAATCACCATGCGCGTGCGTCACTAAAAGTGGGTAACAATTCACCCTCTCCCTGAGTAATAGCTTAACGGGCCAAAGGGAAAGCATCCGATCCAAACACTTTCCGTGGCCCATCTGGCCCATTGGGCGACGCCAAGAGCTACTTCAGTCCCTAGCATATGGGATTTGTGCGCGTCCCATGGATCAAACCCACTTTAAATCCTGAATTTTGACTGATCCTTCGTAGTATTTGAGGTCACCCCGACCTTGATTTTCGGCGATCGTGAAAATTCTGGCTAatcaaaggaggaaaaaaaaaaaataaccacCATAGAAATGCTCAAACGCTTGAAATTTGACACCAATGCAGAATCACATATTTACTAGCATTTACAGAGAGCATATATTTGTACTTCCAAACAGCAGTACCTCCGTTTGTCACCAGTCACCACCATTTTTTCTCAGCCCTTTTTGAGAAGGACAAGACCTTCCACACGGGAAAGGGAAACCGCAGACCAAACAGACAAAAGGGCAGCAGAATTTCAATCAGAAAGAGTGGCATGCCACGAAGGCGTTCTCTTGACTTCTTGGGTTCAATGCCATGTTCGAATCAGAGAGCCAAGGCTTCATTTGAACAGAAACCAATCTGCCCTGCCTGATTCCATTTGAGAGAACACCTGGCTTGCAAATCTTAAAGACGCATACAACTGTAGTAACTAGTAATACAGAAAGGAAAAATACCACTAGCAGATACTCATACTCTCTAGTTTCTAAGCAAGATGTAGTTGGAACAAAACTCCCTGTAAGAGCCACCAGTGCTGCTTCACATATAAAGAGAAGACAAAACACACTGAAAACCTTACCAAAAAGGTTCTTTTCTCAACATTTTCCCCTCTTCTGCTGCTTAGCTCTTCATCTATAATTCTTTCTATTTTACTTCTCATTTACACTATGTGAAACATTCTGATAGCTTTTTTCATTACACTAAAAACAGCAGCCAGCAGCAAAATCATCACAATCTTCTTCGAAGCTAACATTCTAAGGTTAATTCTCAGACCATGTTTCCTCATTATACCCACTAGAGTCGCACCTATCATGAGAAACCAAGAACCCAAAGCACATAACACCATCCTCATGGTTTCCATGGATCCACACTCATTGGTGCTAGAGACATCCACATAGGACCATTTGGTGACAACGTCACTGCTCTCCACCTCGTTCAGCCCAAGAATATCATTCAGCCAAATTGACAACCAGACAAGGAACTTGGCAAGCAAAGCAACTTCGTCATCAGAGATGGGGCGCTTCATCCAATCCCCCTTGAATCTACTACCAGTGGGCACATGGTTGCCAAGTTTTCTGGGTTTGAATATTTCATCTCGAGGTCGGTTATGTTGTTTTGGCTTGAGTGGATACGAAACTGGCTTTATAGCATGTTGACCGAATAAGCGGCCTAATTGTTCTTTCAACGAATTGATGCATTGGAGGGCCTGCGAAGGATTATCACTAGAATTTGCTTGTAGCTCAGCTTCCGCACGCAGTACAAACAACTGCCATTAAAAAATCATGATCAGTGACAGGTAGATCATATGAATCCAAATCAACATAAAGCAACATAATAGGAAGTAACTATGCGAATTGAAACTATAACCACCTGAAGAAGCTGTTGTCCACCGTCTTCTCCATTGCTAAAAAGTTGTAGGTCTTTGTTCCAATTCTCATGCAAGAAAGATCCATCAGCATCACTTTCACATAATCCATCCTCCCAGTCCTGCCATCCCCAATGCATAGTATAAGGAAAAAAGATCAATCGGGTGAAACTCTAAGAAAAGGTGATGGAGTAAAACACTAAGGAAATAAAGTATTTAACCCACGTGTTCCCATAATAAGTGAAAGACAATAGTTGCAAAACGCTTCATCAAGAATCAATTTGGGAAACATCAAATACAGAAAAACAACACATATGGAACAAGGAGTATAATTTCTTGTATGAAATTTACAGAGAAGCAGTTAAAAGCATGAAGGCAAATGAGGACGATATATACCTGCAACTGTTCACGGATCACTGGAACAAAGCCATATAAGCTATTAAGAGTCGGCTTTCCAGATGTCATTTTTTTGGAATGAAAGACGGTTTCTACTTCCCTTATAAGATCGACCAGTTCTTCTGATGATGTCAATATGTTTATAATctgtggaaaaaaaagagtaatgaTTAAACAAGTATTATCATGCCAAATTGAACTTAGACACGAAAACAGTGCAGGAGTATTTGAATATAAATCAATACCGCATACCACAGAAACCACAAGTATTATCATGCCTTTGTACTCAATAGCATGCAAGAGGACAAGGTCACCCAAATATTACAGTTACTTTTTCCTCCCATAAAAGCCATAAAACTTTCCATTTTATGAAGCCAAAATTATTCCACTTTACATAAGCTATTTAAATAACTATGGCCATCCAAGAGTCGCATGTCACATGCTTTTGCATCTAAATATGCAGATATAGCTTCtcgaaaagaaaaaagggaaaaagaaaaaagaaatgcgCATAGTTGAAAGTCAGACTCGGTGCACCACAGAAACAAGAGTAATAACATATTCATGTTTATAGAAGGTATGTTCCAGGCAATGTGAGTTGATAGAAACAGGTATAATTCAGTGTTGACCCTAAAAGTAAATCCACAAATCAAAGTTAACCTGAGTCTGGACCCTAAAAGTAAATCCAGATCTAAGCAAATTCATACGGTTGATTCGAGAATTTGAAGTAATCATTAGATAGATCTATTTCAGCCAACTTGATAAAGCACCCAATTTCCATCAGTCAATAACTGGAGATATTAAAGGTTGTTAAGCTCTACTAAAGCACTACAGCTCATTCCAAAAAGaaaccttttaaaaaaaagagacaagaaAGCGTCCAATAAATTTAACTTTCAGCTAGCATCTAACAACACCTACTAGAAAAGATATCGGTGCATGAAAACTGTTCTTCCAACAAAAACGTACAAAAGagataaatcaaaacaaaggtTAAAAGGCAGTCATTCTATGGTAGTGGAAGTTTCAAACAATAAATAATTGTTGCCACAAGAGAAAATTGCTACGTATGACTgcataaaaaaggaaaatcgAATGCAAAAGGCTAGAGAAGGGTACAAGGTGTATATGATAATTAAATTGTTCCATTTAGTTGGGTCACCTGCAACAACTACTCAAGCCTTCACCAACAACAATAATCATAGGTTTCATAAGGAACAAAACCATCAAAAGCATTTCGTAGAATTGAATGACCGCATAGGGTCCAAACTTACTTTTTTCTCATCTAGAAGAAATTAAATCTTGAATCAAGTTATGCACTCAAAAAATATAGTACTCTATAACCCAGAAAGTAAAAGAACCAGTGATCAAAACATTATCATTTGAACTGAAATCCTCATCTGTTAGCAAACCACTAAGCAAAAGAATGTGAAAACCAGTGTACAGAGTACAGACTTCAGAACTGAGTACCAACCTGAACTGAGAAACGAGTATTTAATCGCAATTCATAGTCCATAACaagtcaaagaacaaaaaaaaaagtaacacatTAGTTACATTCAAAAGCTCCAGCACAAAATATTCCAGCcaataaaaataggaaaaatcATGACCAATTTGAGCATGAAGTTTGTTTGTCCTTGATTCATATTCAGAAGCTCGACCTTAAAGTTTGATAACAATTCTAGGACAGACTTTCTCAAACACTTGTATTACCTTCGAAATATACAAGACAGGTTTAAAGTCCTAGAGAGGACGGGGGAATCTTAACCTTTCCCTATAACAAAAATTTGCAGTCCACATGAAAGAGTCAAGACATGGCCCTTACGAAGGTCTTCTCTATGATGTAATAACGAGTTAACGACAGCTTCGTAGCTGCATAAAATACACTGCTATCCTATATAAAACTAACATATCTATAAAATcctgaacataagttatattcATTTGGAAAGAACTATATATATTTGGAATGAAAGGCCATGCACCAAACAAATAATTCATCATTCATGATGCAAGCATATCTACCCAAAAGTAGCTTGGGACTTTGAGTTGAGCTGAGTTGATACAATGACACTTTGGATGCAAGGTTAGCTGTTAAAGATCTAGCAAAAAAGTTCACTAAGAACTCACAAAAAAACTAAGAAATTGAAAACTCAAGCGCACCAACAGATACTTAAATATAGTAGATTTGGAATGAACAAGACGCAAACCTTTGATACCATTTGGACCATCACTTCAGGATCAGTGTGAAGAAACTTGTGTGCAAAACCAATAAAATGCATAACCAAGGAACTGTAATACAAATAGTTACACAAAACATAGCCCTTCCATGACGATGAATAGCCATTTTCTTGGGCCTGACTTTCCTCCTTACTCACATTCCTCCCTGATCCATCTACAATAGCATCAAGCTCTGCAAATTCATTGGGCTGAATCATCCAAGGCTGCATATAAGTGGTCCAGACTGAAAAAACCTGAGACACATTCTTGATTGAAGCTCccaatggacaaaacaaaaaTGTCCTCAATATGTATCTATACAACGGCCTTTGTaaccaagaattccaagaactaACTATCTGCAGTGCATTAGCCACTGACCCAACATCTCTCGTGTTATCAGATGAGCTTGAAACCCTCCATCTAGTACAATCAGCAATCTCACAACCGTTAGACACAGCAATAGCAGCACTCATATTCAAGTACTTCACAAACAAGTTCAGCACTTCACCCAGTCCAGAAGTTGGCGGGGTCTCACCCAATACTGATTGCAACTGAAACAAAATGCAAGTGGATTTGCACGCATTCTTTGGCAAGGGTGAAAAATCATTATCCACCAGCCAATAGTTGATTAGTGTATTGATGAAAAATTCCGCTTTCAAGATGATAGAACCATCATATCCGAAATCAAAGTGCAAATGTGAACTACGGTAAGGTTGGAGTGCACTTAAATCATGTACAGGCACAAAAGCATGCAAATAGGCATATAAAAGCCGTGCACACAAATCACACTCCATTTTTTTGTCTGATTCTCGTCGGGTGCTTGAAAAACCTGGAATCGAATGTGTCCATTTCTCTAACCTAAATCTTTTGCTTCTTTTCGTTGATGCTTTATTCAAATTCTCACCAATACCTCTACAAACAGGGTAGTACGCGAACCAGAACATGTAATATTCAAAAACGTTTAGCTGAATTTGACAAAACGAGCCCTTAATTGAGTCAACTTTCACTCTACCTTTGAAAAGAGGACACAAGTCAGATAACAGGCCGCAATCCTTATCGCTGGAAAGCATGTAGCGAGCCCATTCCGGCAACCGTTCGATTGGGAAAACATATCGGACAAGGGACAGGCGATCAACGGCAGAGATTGCATTGAACAAGACGCCGTTAGGAGCAAGAAGATTGAAAACCTTGGCGGCGAGATCGGAATCGTTGTGGTGGAGGACAGTGTCGATCCAGCCCTGCGACTGGGAGTGTTGGGGGCCGCCGGGAGCTGACGTGGCTTCATCGAAGCCGTAGAGCTTGCAGATAAGTGTAGGGAAGGTGAGGGAAAAGAAGTGACGGGACTGATCCGGTGTGTGGGAATGCAGGATCGATTCGATGGAGGCGCAGGTAGAGATGATCTGAGCGGGTGTGGAGGAGGCGGTGATTGCGGCGGCGAGGTCTTGGGATTTGGAGAGG
Protein-coding regions in this window:
- the LOC120016547 gene encoding transcription factor WER-like, giving the protein MALTNDQPDNRVKTKGAWTAEEDQKLAHCIDIHGAKRWKTIALKSGLNRCGKSCRLRWLNYLRPNIKRGNITDAEEDMIIRLHKLLGNRWSLIAGRLPGRTDNEIKNYWNSHLSRKMNEDKTPLTSAAQEAMSKNSWKDISLSEEDNAKEVANSEINFNVDELANSEINFNVDEFFDFSSEGSDHLERVNKFLGLEEDPCLLRGGKHE
- the LOC120015886 gene encoding uncharacterized protein LOC120015886, whose protein sequence is MLSHSYTVDSLSKSQDLAAAITASSTPAQIISTCASIESILHSHTPDQSRHFFSLTFPTLICKLYGFDEATSAPGGPQHSQSQGWIDTVLHHNDSDLAAKVFNLLAPNGVLFNAISAVDRLSLVRYVFPIERLPEWARYMLSSDKDCGLLSDLCPLFKGRVKVDSIKGSFCQIQLNVFEYYMFWFAYYPVCRGIGENLNKASTKRSKRFRLEKWTHSIPGFSSTRRESDKKMECDLCARLLYAYLHAFVPVHDLSALQPYRSSHLHFDFGYDGSIILKAEFFINTLINYWLVDNDFSPLPKNACKSTCILFQLQSVLGETPPTSGLGEVLNLFVKYLNMSAAIAVSNGCEIADCTRWRVSSSSDNTRDVGSVANALQIVSSWNSWLQRPLYRYILRTFLFCPLGASIKNVSQVFSVWTTYMQPWMIQPNEFAELDAIVDGSGRNVSKEESQAQENGYSSSWKGYVLCNYLYYSSLVMHFIGFAHKFLHTDPEVMVQMVSKIINILTSSEELVDLIREVETVFHSKKMTSGKPTLNSLYGFVPVIREQLQDWEDGLCESDADGSFLHENWNKDLQLFSNGEDGGQQLLQLFVLRAEAELQANSSDNPSQALQCINSLKEQLGRLFGQHAIKPVSYPLKPKQHNRPRDEIFKPRKLGNHVPTGSRFKGDWMKRPISDDEVALLAKFLVWLSIWLNDILGLNEVESSDVVTKWSYVDVSSTNECGSMETMRMVLCALGSWFLMIGATLVGIMRKHGLRINLRMLASKKIVMILLLAAVFSVMKKAIRMFHIV